The Glandiceps talaboti chromosome 1, keGlaTala1.1, whole genome shotgun sequence genome has a segment encoding these proteins:
- the LOC144443296 gene encoding kappa-type opioid receptor-like: protein MQSYVVNRNTSLESNTTEHCEYPNNYGIHCEAESKLPSCISDSNTQYIAGLSICSLGIVGNLAFMFVVLRVAYMRTATNAYLVNLAVADLLHLSTHWFTWICALRDQSMFHTSVPLLCVDVFLSRITQYVSLFTVTVLSVERYMAFCKPVMYREGIIHKRSRIVQVIVFTWSLAILLSLEMFTACLRMDLDGRRLPEVIFESIYVVVAICLMCVVISVYSIIIRQVRRVHNNGSSGSIRTHEHQIMRVCLTTALAYFIFTLPPVVLMITYLLWRYDGVNISQDVIICLANLGTFSLEINSSVNLIIYNAVSSRYRKAFRDAFTMDIRLLRHCTLKLRNARNPRVMKNSSTNIEREMTPFSSTEHSPPCVVTSVTNF, encoded by the coding sequence ATGCAGTCGTACGTAGTAAATCGAAATACTTCCCTGGAATCGAATACAACTGAACACTGCGAATACCCTAACAATTATGGTATACATTGCGAAGCAGAATCTAAACTCCCAAGTTGCATAAGTGATTCTAACACTCAGTACATCGCAGGACTTAGCATTTGTTCACTTGGTATCGTTGGTAACCTGGCCTTCATGTTCGTTGTCCTACGAGTTGCATACATGCGAACAGCTACCAATGCCTACCTTGTTAATTTGGCTGTGGCAGATCTCTTGCACCTATCGACGCATTGGTTTACATGGATCTGTGCTCTTCGTGACCAGAGCATGTTTCATACTAGCGTGCCTTTATTATGCGTTGATGTTTTCCTATCTCGAATCACGCAGTATGTTTCTCTTTTTACGGTCACCGTACTCAGCGTAGAGCGTTATATGGCATTCTGTAAGCCTGTTATGTACAGAGAGGGTATCATTCACAAAAGAAGTCGCATTGTTCAGGTTATCGTTTTTACTTGGTCATTGGCAATTCTTCTAAGTCTCGAAATGTTCACAGCATGTCTGAGGATGGACTTAGACGGTCGTAGACTACCAGAAGTGATTTTTGAATCCATTTATGTGGTCGTTGCGATATGTCTCATGTGCGTTGTCATAAGTGTGTACAGCATCATTATTCGTCAGGTACGGAGAGTTCATAATAATGGATCATCGGGATCCATACGTACCCATGAACATCAGATTATGAGAGTATGTCTGACCACAGCGCTGGCTTACTTCATTTTCACGTTGCCACCAGTCGTACTAATGATCACCTATCTACTGTGGAGATACGACGGCGTGAACATTTCCCAAGATGTCATTATCTGTCTTGCCAACCTGGGCACTTTCTCTCTCGAAATAAATTCTTCGGTCAACCTCATCATCTACAACGCAGTGAGCTCGAGATATAGAAAGGCTTTCCGGGACGCGTTCACCATGGACATTCGTCTCCTCAGACATTGCACTTTGAAACTGAGAAATGCACGAAACCCTCGCGTGATGAAGAACTCAAGTACAAACATCGAAAGGGAAATGACACCTTTTAGTTCAACAGAGCATTCTCCACCTTGCGTAGTTACCAGCGTTaccaatttttga